One window from the genome of Leuconostoc suionicum encodes:
- a CDS encoding phage antirepressor KilAC domain-containing protein, which yields MEEIIKINQNDQGEAQVNARELYQALEVKKSYRFSQWFETNAKQLIENEDYQGVDVTTPPQSNNGAVQRVQDYILTVDAAKQIALMSGTEKGKQVRMYFIQVEKAWNSPDQIMARALTIAQMKLDHKDNLIAEMKPKALFADAVSASQTSILVGELAKLLKQNGIDTGANRLFTWLRENGYLIRRKGTDYNMPTQKSMEMGLFEIKEHNHINSNGVNVTTKTPKVTGKGQQYFINKFLQAA from the coding sequence ATGGAAGAAATTATCAAGATTAATCAAAACGATCAAGGCGAAGCGCAAGTAAATGCCCGTGAATTGTATCAGGCATTAGAAGTCAAAAAGAGTTATCGCTTCAGTCAGTGGTTTGAAACAAACGCAAAACAACTCATTGAAAATGAAGATTATCAGGGCGTGGATGTAACCACACCCCCGCAATCTAATAATGGGGCAGTACAACGAGTACAAGATTACATATTGACGGTTGATGCTGCTAAGCAAATTGCGCTGATGTCTGGAACTGAAAAAGGCAAGCAAGTTCGTATGTACTTCATTCAAGTTGAAAAAGCATGGAACAGCCCAGACCAGATTATGGCGCGCGCATTAACTATTGCACAGATGAAATTAGATCATAAGGATAACTTGATTGCTGAAATGAAACCCAAAGCATTGTTCGCTGATGCAGTGAGCGCAAGTCAAACAAGTATCTTGGTTGGCGAACTAGCTAAGTTGTTGAAACAGAACGGCATTGATACAGGCGCTAATCGATTGTTTACATGGTTGCGTGAAAATGGCTATCTAATACGCCGTAAGGGAACAGACTACAACATGCCAACTCAAAAGAGTATGGAAATGGGATTGTTTGAAATCAAGGAACATAACCACATTAACTCAAATGGGGTAAACGTAACAACTAAGACACCAAAGGTAACTGGTAAGGGACAGCAATACTTTATTAATAAGTTTTTGCAAGCAGCATAG
- a CDS encoding DUF2513 domain-containing protein, with protein MKLNHDLVRLLLLDIENSDSPYGFSTSEINNFREKHGFSKNEIGYTVAKLNEAGFITGNNHQADNDPFFIIMPGNLTYAGHEYLDNIRDNKIWRETKKQVSNVSSVSLNIISQVAAALISKAVGID; from the coding sequence ATGAAACTTAACCATGACTTAGTTCGGCTTTTGTTATTAGACATTGAAAATTCAGATAGCCCTTATGGATTTTCAACATCCGAAATTAACAATTTTCGGGAAAAACACGGTTTTAGTAAAAACGAAATAGGATACACAGTTGCGAAATTAAACGAAGCCGGCTTTATAACCGGTAATAACCATCAGGCAGATAATGATCCATTCTTTATCATCATGCCGGGAAATCTCACTTATGCCGGTCACGAATATCTTGACAATATCAGAGACAACAAAATTTGGCGTGAGACCAAAAAGCAAGTTTCAAATGTTTCAAGTGTTTCTTTAAACATTATTTCTCAAGTCGCTGCTGCATTAATCTCCAAAGCGGTGGGTATTGATTAA
- a CDS encoding helix-turn-helix domain-containing protein: MTIIFDKIKEVSNLRGMSIDDVNYKAGLSNKAIYGWKKSTPKADNLEKVADVLNVSMDYLLGRIDEMNPTASNDLTEPQKQVAYFIDPQATKEDIEQIKKLVEIAKLSKRRL; encoded by the coding sequence ATGACAATAATTTTCGATAAAATAAAAGAAGTTTCTAATTTAAGAGGTATGTCAATTGATGACGTCAACTATAAAGCCGGATTGAGCAATAAGGCAATTTATGGGTGGAAAAAATCAACCCCGAAAGCGGATAACCTCGAAAAGGTAGCAGATGTATTGAATGTATCAATGGACTATTTACTTGGCCGAATTGATGAAATGAATCCCACTGCCTCAAATGACCTGACAGAGCCTCAAAAACAAGTTGCCTACTTCATTGACCCTCAGGCTACAAAAGAAGATATTGAGCAAATAAAAAAACTCGTCGAAATCGCAAAACTCTCAAAAAGAAGATTGTGA
- a CDS encoding Ltp family lipoprotein — MSKKIVGDDGKTYVQKKPFYKRVWFWILAIVVVAIFSSAMSSDSNESSSKSSSSTQSTKTADNSTSSETSSSSEEASSSSSSEKPKVSAEFTSALTKATQYANMMSMSKAGIYDQLTSDAGEQFPADAAQYAVDNVKADWNKNALEKAKQYQSEMSMSAGAIRDQLTSEAGEKFTQDEANYAIQHLNDN, encoded by the coding sequence ATGAGTAAGAAAATCGTTGGAGACGATGGGAAGACTTACGTGCAAAAGAAGCCTTTTTATAAGCGCGTATGGTTCTGGATTCTTGCAATAGTAGTTGTGGCAATTTTTTCGAGCGCAATGAGCAGTGATTCTAATGAAAGTTCATCAAAATCATCTAGTTCAACACAATCGACCAAAACGGCTGACAATTCAACGTCGTCAGAAACAAGTTCATCTAGTGAAGAAGCTTCTAGTTCTTCGAGTTCTGAAAAGCCAAAAGTTTCAGCTGAATTTACATCAGCTCTGACAAAGGCTACGCAATATGCTAATATGATGAGCATGTCAAAAGCTGGCATATATGACCAACTCACATCTGATGCCGGAGAACAATTTCCGGCAGACGCTGCGCAATACGCGGTTGATAATGTGAAAGCTGATTGGAACAAAAACGCCTTAGAAAAAGCAAAGCAATACCAATCAGAAATGAGCATGTCTGCTGGAGCTATTCGAGATCAACTTACTTCCGAAGCTGGTGAGAAATTCACACAAGATGAAGCAAATTACGCTATTCAACACCTGAATGATAACTAG
- a CDS encoding site-specific integrase, which translates to MASIYKRGKTFTVSVSVPYQGGYKKKTKSGFKTKTEANQWAIKTEGSKIDGDIDFKPSQLLSSYISEWIDTYKTDVSRSTHVGYEMTLKAVSEYFENTSLDQVTRHDAQKFLNEYGLSHSLATSQKVKGHLSGILKDAVADGIIRVNPFERAKPHGTNAKDSSLKFLEYTDFKCFIEYLKENHEPTHDIMLVASLSGARLGEVLALTPNDIGNGIINISKSYEERLNIVKEPKTPSSIRTVDVPEWLTDYLLTLSKDNDERLFDRQQSSVNRELQRILTRLDIPKRITFHGLRHSHASMLISQGVAVEYISERLGHKDISITQKTYLHLLQVKRNKEISHTITLLNSL; encoded by the coding sequence ATGGCTTCAATATATAAAAGAGGTAAAACATTTACCGTTAGTGTATCCGTCCCTTATCAAGGCGGATATAAAAAGAAAACTAAATCAGGTTTCAAAACAAAAACCGAGGCAAACCAATGGGCTATAAAAACGGAAGGATCTAAGATTGATGGTGACATTGACTTTAAACCGTCACAACTTCTTTCTTCCTATATAAGTGAATGGATTGATACATATAAAACAGACGTATCACGTTCAACTCATGTTGGTTATGAAATGACTTTGAAAGCTGTTAGCGAATACTTTGAAAATACATCATTAGATCAAGTAACCCGTCACGATGCGCAAAAATTTTTAAACGAATATGGGCTCTCTCACTCTCTTGCTACTAGCCAAAAAGTCAAAGGACATTTAAGTGGCATATTAAAGGATGCCGTAGCTGATGGAATAATAAGGGTCAATCCTTTTGAAAGAGCAAAACCGCATGGTACTAATGCCAAAGATAGCTCACTAAAGTTCTTAGAATATACTGACTTTAAATGTTTTATAGAATATCTAAAAGAAAACCATGAGCCAACTCATGATATTATGTTAGTAGCTTCTTTATCAGGTGCTCGATTGGGAGAGGTATTAGCCCTTACCCCTAATGACATCGGTAATGGAATAATCAATATCAGCAAATCTTATGAAGAACGTTTGAATATTGTAAAAGAGCCTAAAACTCCTAGTTCAATCAGAACTGTAGATGTTCCAGAATGGTTAACGGATTACTTACTTACATTATCCAAAGACAACGATGAAAGATTATTTGATCGTCAGCAATCCAGTGTCAATCGTGAACTGCAGAGAATATTAACACGATTAGACATCCCCAAAAGGATTACTTTCCACGGACTAAGACACAGCCACGCTTCTATGTTAATTTCTCAGGGGGTTGCTGTAGAATATATTAGTGAAAGACTAGGTCACAAAGATATCTCTATCACTCAAAAGACATATTTGCACCTCTTACAAGTTAAGCGAAATAAGGAAATTTCGCACACCATCACGCTTCTTAATTCACTATAA
- a CDS encoding DUF805 domain-containing protein, with protein MINAYREFWTKMFSWHATATRTQYWVPLIVNYFLGGILVSILENMQGHSIEDIYTVGDLSTNLTTRIVMIIVWIATFTLKARRLHDTNRSAGWIFIDLIPIIGNIWFFILMILPTTPESRWTLNQSNVN; from the coding sequence ATGATTAATGCTTATCGTGAATTTTGGACAAAAATGTTTTCTTGGCATGCAACGGCAACAAGGACGCAGTACTGGGTACCGTTAATTGTCAATTATTTTTTGGGTGGAATATTAGTTAGCATCTTGGAAAATATGCAAGGTCATTCAATTGAAGACATCTACACTGTTGGTGACTTGTCTACTAATTTGACAACAAGAATTGTAATGATAATTGTGTGGATTGCTACCTTTACTTTGAAAGCACGCCGTCTGCACGATACAAATCGAAGTGCTGGTTGGATATTTATTGATCTGATTCCGATTATCGGAAATATTTGGTTCTTTATTTTAATGATTTTACCAACGACACCGGAATCACGTTGGACGTTGAACCAAAGTAATGTGAATTAG
- the ppcA gene encoding phosphoenolpyruvate carboxylase: MTSRKIPSIMGTQHPDNANAPFWESSQQPFISAYRETDEAFENFNELNVDEYMWDWEGKHADAAVIDRLFSTEYDYFKDHQIGRDKFLTFRFPNIWEEKGYNLMQAMTAFLSSEDFAHDLGFSRPLFEAILPMAQRADQILKMQVLFEKLANFKSAEFTRSDKNSPYIEMIPLFEDFETQLHAPEILKEYLNLHEEHFGFRPKYMRVFLAGSDSALTAGFMSSITGNKLAIARLHEFAEEENIEIFPISGTGSAIFRGGLSPHRIDCYVTEFPGVRTATVQSAFRYDFPIEEVQKGIAELKEKLPVAEPLKISPDDQKILTEIAEESAKFYSNTLDNLVPSMQAIFKAFPKRRDRRQHVGVLGYSRSVDGIELPRAINFTGSFYSVGVPPEFIGFGRALKHLDADHLSVFVRSYPSMSKDFNELARFVNMDALQILKTQNAAWAEVEEDILIMQRIFKFEIGPKTREEQQHAEIALQVVQFKDGAPVAITALINRMAQLRHFLG, translated from the coding sequence ATGACATCACGTAAAATCCCTTCAATCATGGGAACGCAACATCCAGATAATGCTAATGCGCCATTCTGGGAAAGTTCTCAGCAACCATTTATCAGTGCCTATCGAGAAACCGATGAAGCATTTGAAAACTTTAATGAATTAAATGTCGATGAGTATATGTGGGATTGGGAAGGTAAACATGCTGATGCAGCTGTCATTGATCGCTTGTTTAGCACAGAGTATGATTATTTCAAAGATCATCAAATCGGTCGTGACAAGTTTTTAACTTTCCGCTTTCCTAATATTTGGGAAGAAAAGGGCTACAACTTAATGCAAGCAATGACTGCCTTCTTAAGTTCTGAAGACTTCGCCCATGATCTTGGATTCTCTCGACCATTATTTGAAGCTATTCTGCCAATGGCACAGCGTGCAGACCAAATTTTGAAAATGCAAGTTTTGTTTGAGAAGTTAGCAAACTTCAAATCAGCAGAATTTACTCGCTCTGATAAAAACTCACCCTATATTGAAATGATCCCTCTTTTTGAGGATTTTGAAACGCAATTACATGCACCTGAAATTTTAAAGGAATATTTAAACCTCCACGAAGAACATTTTGGCTTCCGACCAAAATATATGCGTGTCTTCTTAGCCGGATCAGATTCTGCTTTAACAGCTGGATTTATGAGTTCAATTACTGGTAATAAACTAGCAATTGCGCGACTTCATGAGTTTGCTGAAGAAGAAAACATTGAAATTTTCCCAATTTCAGGAACTGGATCAGCAATTTTCCGTGGTGGATTATCTCCTCACCGTATCGATTGCTACGTAACAGAATTTCCAGGGGTACGCACAGCAACTGTTCAATCAGCATTCCGTTACGACTTTCCTATTGAAGAAGTGCAAAAAGGCATCGCTGAATTAAAAGAAAAATTGCCTGTTGCAGAACCATTAAAAATCTCTCCTGATGATCAAAAGATTTTAACTGAAATAGCTGAAGAATCCGCTAAGTTTTATTCTAATACGCTAGACAATTTGGTTCCTAGCATGCAAGCGATTTTCAAAGCATTCCCAAAGCGCCGTGACCGCCGTCAACACGTTGGTGTTCTCGGATACTCACGTTCAGTTGATGGTATCGAATTACCAAGAGCCATTAACTTTACTGGTTCATTCTACTCAGTCGGCGTACCACCAGAATTTATTGGTTTTGGACGCGCATTGAAGCATTTGGATGCTGATCATTTGAGTGTATTCGTTCGTTCATATCCTAGCATGAGCAAAGACTTTAATGAATTAGCACGCTTCGTTAATATGGATGCTTTGCAAATTCTAAAAACTCAAAACGCTGCTTGGGCCGAAGTTGAAGAAGATATTCTTATCATGCAACGTATTTTCAAGTTTGAAATTGGTCCTAAAACACGCGAAGAACAACAACATGCTGAAATAGCACTTCAAGTAGTTCAATTTAAAGATGGTGCTCCAGTTGCCATTACAGCTCTTATTAACCGCATGGCACAATTACGACACTTCCTTGGATAA
- a CDS encoding diacylglycerol kinase family protein, protein MPDFHIINIVHDKHQDIQSADFVSLVKNSLKFASWHEATFDAEVTFIAKKMAKNLPDESSNHVILVLGNDNALNAVLNGLLSVERQHQLPISYIPLDLHTNFKPALRLKDKTNALPQLQQIYHPKFLNIGKICGDIPKHQTKYFISRVGIGFDTALTEHRKNSINDTSPFNLKVLKNHFLTTKAFFNQKSFPVTINACSEYLQLPNSFLLTLTNKATTTGNLTEAAIEITVLRKMKMMQFVTGVIFNHKDLRSNIIHHVNLSPGDAIHVHDIQPGHIDGGLLGNGSFSFTVDQQSYPFWI, encoded by the coding sequence ATGCCAGATTTCCACATTATTAATATAGTTCACGATAAACACCAGGATATACAATCTGCAGATTTTGTCTCTCTCGTGAAAAATTCACTAAAGTTTGCTTCATGGCATGAGGCTACATTTGACGCAGAAGTAACTTTTATAGCAAAAAAAATGGCCAAAAACCTACCGGATGAATCATCAAATCATGTCATTTTAGTACTTGGCAACGACAATGCCTTGAATGCAGTATTAAATGGACTGCTTAGTGTCGAACGCCAACATCAACTTCCTATTAGTTATATACCTTTGGATCTCCATACTAATTTCAAACCTGCGCTCCGTCTCAAAGACAAAACAAACGCCTTACCTCAATTGCAACAAATTTATCACCCCAAGTTTTTAAATATTGGCAAAATCTGTGGTGATATACCCAAACATCAGACTAAATATTTTATCAGTAGAGTCGGCATTGGTTTTGATACTGCACTAACTGAACACAGGAAAAATAGTATCAATGATACCAGTCCATTCAACCTTAAAGTATTAAAAAATCATTTTTTGACTACTAAAGCCTTCTTTAATCAGAAAAGTTTTCCTGTAACGATTAACGCTTGCTCGGAATATTTGCAACTACCAAACTCCTTCCTACTAACCTTAACAAATAAAGCAACTACTACTGGAAACCTGACAGAAGCTGCGATAGAAATTACTGTTCTCAGAAAAATGAAGATGATGCAATTTGTCACAGGTGTTATTTTTAATCATAAAGATTTAAGATCAAACATCATACATCACGTTAACCTATCTCCTGGGGATGCTATTCATGTTCACGATATTCAACCCGGACATATTGATGGCGGATTACTTGGAAACGGTAGTTTTTCATTTACTGTTGATCAACAATCCTACCCATTTTGGATTTAA
- a CDS encoding ADP-ribosylglycohydrolase family protein, whose product MVKKGSTIQFLLKGMAVGESIAYLPVREQEKLLRGESEHELRWGTQTSLALTTTASLSRGYQLADVMIHLQNWYKKRQYAPMGTIQDVDVVTKKALENYTKNRDILAAGIGTDDADSENILSRMLPVSLYLYHQVGVSFINDEQAMLMLHRIAGLTHNDEGALVSVGMLSLIVSQILDGHLISDAVENGLAFGFEYYSRHQVFVNELTAFYDLNLPDFSNIPADKIELNGKASPTLEAVIWSLLNSDSYTQAVEKSLIHGHSNSIVPTLVSAIAAIYYKDDLVLELGQNLVSKRVITTVIGQAERSSRFNLLNKPTNLG is encoded by the coding sequence ATGGTTAAAAAAGGATCGACAATTCAATTTTTGTTGAAAGGAATGGCTGTAGGCGAAAGTATTGCCTATTTGCCAGTTCGTGAACAGGAAAAATTGTTACGAGGTGAGTCAGAGCATGAGCTGAGATGGGGTACCCAGACAAGCTTGGCACTGACAACAACCGCTAGTTTATCACGAGGGTATCAGTTAGCAGATGTAATGATTCATTTGCAAAACTGGTACAAAAAACGCCAATATGCACCAATGGGAACAATTCAAGATGTGGATGTTGTGACCAAGAAGGCGTTAGAAAACTATACTAAAAATAGAGACATATTGGCAGCAGGAATTGGTACTGATGATGCTGATAGTGAAAATATATTGTCACGCATGCTGCCAGTATCTCTCTATTTATATCATCAAGTAGGGGTTTCTTTTATTAATGATGAACAGGCCATGCTAATGTTACACAGAATAGCTGGTTTAACGCACAATGATGAGGGAGCTCTGGTCAGTGTGGGGATGCTCAGCCTTATTGTGAGTCAAATCTTAGATGGGCATTTGATATCTGATGCCGTAGAAAATGGATTAGCATTTGGATTTGAGTATTATTCTCGCCACCAAGTTTTTGTGAATGAATTGACTGCGTTTTATGATCTCAATCTACCTGATTTTTCAAATATACCAGCTGATAAAATCGAATTAAATGGTAAAGCTTCGCCAACATTGGAGGCAGTTATTTGGAGCTTGTTGAATAGTGATAGTTACACGCAAGCAGTTGAAAAATCTTTAATTCATGGTCATTCTAACAGTATTGTACCCACCCTAGTTAGTGCAATTGCTGCAATATATTATAAAGATGATTTAGTATTGGAATTGGGACAAAATCTTGTTTCAAAACGTGTGATTACGACGGTAATTGGGCAAGCTGAACGTTCATCAAGATTCAATCTATTAAATAAACCCACTAACTTAGGTTAG
- the metK gene encoding methionine adenosyltransferase, producing the protein MVKYFTSESVSAGHPDKIADQIADAILDAVLEQDPKARSAVEVTTSTGDVSIFGELSTNAYVNIRKIATDTIREIGYNHAELGFTADSVNVSNKIVEQSGDIAQAVDNAEDDPDQLGAGDQGMVFGYATNETDSYLPLTLALSHRLMRKIRDARENEILPYLRPDAKGEVTVELDDNDKVKRIAAVVISTQHDDEVTLEQLRADIRKHVIDEVLPQDLVDQDTIYYINPSGRFVLGGPQADSGLTGRKIIVDTYGGAAHHGGGAFSGKDATKVDRSAAYYARYVAKNMVAAGVADKLELQVSYAIGVARPVSLNVDSFGTAKVSEEKINEIITKLFDFRPLAIINNLNLRRPIYKQTAAFGHFGRTDIDLPWESLDKVKEIKNLL; encoded by the coding sequence ATGGTAAAGTATTTCACATCGGAATCAGTTTCTGCTGGGCATCCAGATAAGATAGCTGATCAAATAGCCGATGCTATTTTAGATGCAGTTCTCGAACAAGATCCGAAGGCACGTTCAGCGGTTGAAGTGACTACTTCAACAGGAGATGTATCCATTTTTGGTGAATTATCCACGAATGCTTATGTTAATATTCGCAAAATCGCGACGGATACAATTCGTGAAATTGGATATAATCATGCTGAATTAGGGTTTACTGCCGATTCAGTCAACGTTTCTAATAAAATTGTTGAGCAATCAGGGGATATTGCACAAGCTGTCGATAATGCAGAAGATGATCCAGACCAACTTGGAGCTGGCGATCAAGGTATGGTATTTGGCTATGCTACGAACGAAACAGACAGTTATTTACCATTGACGTTGGCTTTGTCACATCGTCTAATGCGCAAGATTCGTGATGCACGTGAAAACGAAATTTTACCATATTTAAGACCAGATGCTAAAGGTGAAGTAACAGTTGAATTAGATGATAACGATAAAGTTAAGCGCATCGCTGCTGTAGTTATTTCAACACAACATGATGACGAGGTCACACTAGAACAATTGCGAGCTGATATTCGTAAACATGTCATTGATGAAGTGTTACCACAAGATTTGGTAGACCAAGACACGATTTATTATATTAATCCATCTGGAAGATTTGTTTTAGGTGGGCCACAAGCCGATTCAGGATTAACAGGACGTAAAATTATTGTGGACACTTATGGCGGTGCTGCTCACCATGGTGGTGGTGCCTTTTCAGGTAAAGACGCTACAAAAGTGGATCGTTCTGCTGCTTACTATGCTCGCTATGTTGCAAAAAACATGGTTGCAGCTGGTGTTGCTGATAAATTGGAGCTGCAAGTATCATATGCAATTGGCGTTGCACGTCCTGTATCATTGAATGTTGATTCATTTGGTACAGCCAAAGTTTCTGAAGAAAAAATCAATGAAATTATAACTAAGTTATTTGACTTCAGACCATTAGCTATTATTAACAACTTAAATTTGCGTCGTCCAATCTATAAGCAGACAGCTGCATTCGGACATTTCGGACGTACGGATATCGATCTTCCTTGGGAATCACTAGATAAGGTGAAAGAAATCAAAAACTTACTTTAA
- the miaA gene encoding tRNA (adenosine(37)-N6)-dimethylallyltransferase MiaA has product MNKIVVLTGPTASGKSSLSIQMAQRFNGEIVSADSMQIYRSLDIGTAKVTKEEQNIVPHHLIDIVDLTANYSVGDFIIAADKVIADIISRGKLPIIVGGTGLYVKALLGFQELEYAASDTEEVHKLNAYELEKLVVELKSLDINRAQKVDLKNKQRVIRAIQIAKHGKKDAKLTQRPKYDALVIGLDWPRELLYERINNRVTQMVQDGVLKEAQTILDAGGEELQSGKAIGYKEFFPYLRNQVTLDKAINQLQQDSRRYAKRQLTYLRHQIPGLVWLKGQTAEIRLTEMIEGWLSLK; this is encoded by the coding sequence ATGAATAAAATAGTAGTGTTGACTGGGCCAACAGCCTCTGGGAAAAGCAGCTTATCTATTCAGATGGCACAACGTTTCAACGGTGAAATTGTATCAGCTGATTCGATGCAAATTTATCGCAGCTTGGACATCGGAACTGCAAAAGTGACTAAAGAGGAACAAAACATTGTTCCGCATCACTTAATTGACATTGTAGATTTAACAGCTAATTACTCTGTGGGTGATTTTATTATTGCTGCAGATAAAGTGATTGCTGACATCATTTCACGAGGAAAATTACCGATTATCGTGGGTGGCACTGGGTTATACGTTAAAGCTTTGTTAGGCTTTCAAGAACTAGAATACGCCGCAAGCGATACGGAAGAAGTGCATAAATTAAATGCTTATGAACTAGAGAAATTAGTTGTTGAATTAAAATCTTTAGATATTAATCGTGCTCAAAAAGTAGATTTAAAAAACAAGCAACGCGTTATTAGAGCGATTCAAATTGCAAAACATGGAAAAAAAGATGCAAAATTAACACAACGGCCAAAGTATGATGCGCTGGTTATAGGCCTTGATTGGCCCCGTGAGCTACTTTATGAACGTATTAATAACCGTGTTACACAAATGGTTCAAGATGGTGTATTGAAGGAAGCACAAACAATTCTGGACGCTGGTGGAGAAGAACTACAATCAGGGAAGGCCATTGGTTACAAGGAGTTTTTCCCTTACTTACGCAATCAAGTAACCTTGGATAAAGCTATTAATCAACTGCAACAAGATTCTAGGCGGTACGCAAAGCGACAATTAACCTATTTGCGTCATCAAATACCTGGATTAGTCTGGCTAAAAGGACAGACGGCTGAAATTAGATTAACAGAGATGATTGAAGGGTGGTTATCATTGAAATAA
- a CDS encoding glycerophosphodiester phosphodiesterase family protein: MTEIIAHRGYRIVAPENTLPAFEAALAYDIDMLETDVHRTKDGHLVVIHDETVDRTTNGTGLVKELTLAEIKMLDAGSYKQPVMNNVAIPTLEELLIFLKNEEFSKTLLLEIKTDHTEYPGIEQEVLNLVNQFDPTYGIIYQSFNLKSLKIIRKLQPNAKIAALVFWPSPKVWWLQIIGVFKFVHPDIRILKRKPKLFWRIGLPIRPWTVDKEEDMRAVFKAKLPGIITNQVALACRIRKEIQKVNE, from the coding sequence ATGACAGAAATAATAGCACACCGCGGATATCGAATAGTTGCTCCAGAGAACACGCTACCCGCTTTTGAGGCGGCCTTGGCATATGATATTGATATGCTTGAAACTGATGTACATCGTACTAAGGATGGACATCTTGTAGTTATCCATGATGAAACAGTAGATCGAACAACCAATGGGACTGGTTTAGTAAAGGAACTAACACTAGCAGAAATAAAAATGTTGGATGCAGGTAGTTATAAACAGCCAGTGATGAATAATGTTGCGATCCCAACACTAGAAGAATTATTAATTTTTTTAAAAAATGAAGAGTTTAGTAAAACACTACTTTTAGAAATAAAAACAGATCATACTGAATATCCAGGTATTGAGCAAGAAGTTCTAAATTTAGTGAATCAGTTTGATCCGACATATGGTATTATTTATCAAAGCTTCAACTTAAAATCATTAAAAATAATACGGAAGCTTCAACCTAATGCTAAAATCGCTGCATTAGTATTTTGGCCTTCGCCCAAAGTTTGGTGGTTACAAATTATTGGTGTATTTAAATTTGTACATCCTGATATTAGAATACTAAAGAGAAAGCCAAAATTATTCTGGCGTATAGGATTGCCTATCCGCCCTTGGACGGTTGACAAGGAAGAAGACATGCGTGCTGTATTCAAAGCAAAATTACCGGGAATCATCACGAATCAAGTAGCGTTGGCTTGTCGAATACGTAAGGAGATACAAAAAGTTAATGAATAA
- a CDS encoding DUF3042 family protein has translation MKSFKLGIIIGTFGTAAAVAGSALVYRHKVIKPIEKAEEEYNEVSKAAIRRSVAAHQSRY, from the coding sequence ATGAAATCATTTAAATTAGGTATTATCATTGGAACTTTTGGAACAGCTGCTGCAGTTGCTGGAAGTGCTTTAGTATATCGTCACAAAGTTATCAAGCCTATTGAAAAGGCAGAAGAAGAGTACAATGAAGTCTCTAAAGCAGCTATCAGAAGAAGCGTTGCTGCACATCAATCACGATACTAA
- a CDS encoding rhodanese-like domain-containing protein, protein MNNILLLVATIAFAWILLSFAGWLWVFVSAKMHGTLLKPIEFTEKLEADNGQIIDVRESTLYKRSHILGSRNIAAMNFLQGKSGLRKDRDIFLYDDNLRDAVRAAKSLSKQGFEKNKVFILRGGFNRYEGKKTK, encoded by the coding sequence ATGAATAACATATTATTATTGGTAGCGACAATTGCATTTGCATGGATTTTGCTTTCATTTGCTGGTTGGCTTTGGGTGTTTGTCTCGGCAAAAATGCATGGTACATTGTTAAAGCCCATTGAATTTACTGAAAAACTAGAAGCAGATAATGGTCAAATTATTGACGTACGTGAAAGTACGTTGTATAAACGATCACATATTTTAGGATCTCGAAACATTGCCGCTATGAATTTTTTGCAGGGAAAATCTGGTTTGCGTAAAGATCGCGATATCTTTTTATACGATGATAATCTTCGTGACGCTGTGCGAGCTGCTAAATCATTAAGCAAACAAGGTTTTGAAAAAAATAAGGTTTTCATATTACGAGGCGGTTTTAATCGTTATGAAGGTAAAAAGACAAAATAA